In Streptomyces sp. NBC_01551, one DNA window encodes the following:
- a CDS encoding GtrA family protein, with protein MTKDRKDQLGQIVRFALVGGVNTATFFGIYLLLHPWMPYFAAYTLAFLLSMVGSFFMNTYFTYRTRPTWKKFLLFPLTNVTNYVIQSVGLYALVTWAGMDTRIAPLVAAVVAIPFTFLLSRKILVPGGRARAGEPERSPRSSTV; from the coding sequence ATGACGAAGGACCGGAAGGACCAGCTCGGCCAGATCGTCCGCTTCGCACTCGTGGGCGGGGTGAACACCGCCACCTTCTTCGGCATCTACCTGCTCCTGCACCCGTGGATGCCGTACTTCGCCGCGTACACCCTCGCCTTCCTGCTGTCGATGGTCGGCTCGTTCTTCATGAACACCTACTTCACCTACCGCACCCGGCCGACCTGGAAGAAGTTCCTGCTCTTCCCGCTGACGAACGTCACGAACTACGTGATCCAGTCGGTCGGCCTCTACGCCCTGGTGACCTGGGCCGGGATGGACACCCGGATCGCGCCGCTCGTCGCGGCCGTCGTGGCCATCCCGTTCACCTTCCTGCTGTCCCGCAAGATCCTCGTCCCCGGCGGCCGCGCCCGGGCCGGGGAACCGGAGCGGTCGCCCCGCTCGTCCACGGTCTGA
- a CDS encoding glutamate-5-semialdehyde dehydrogenase: MTSLDATTSPVLATAQAARTAAATIAPLPRSAKDKALLAIADALEARTAEIVAANAVDTDKARAAGTSETVIDRLTLTPARVAAIASDVRDVAALPDPVGEVVRGSTLPNGIDLRQIRVPLGVVGIIYEARPNVTVDAAALCLKSGNAVLLRGSSSAYASNTALVGILRDAVEAAGLPADAIQLVPGESRDSVRELMRARGLVDVLIPRGGASLIKTVVEESIVPVIETGTGNCHVYVDAQADLDMAVDILINSKAQRPSVCNSAETLLVHRDIADAFLPRALDALAEAGVTVHGDGRVLAAAENSKVTALPATDEDWAAEYLSYDIAAGVVDSLDDAVTHIRRWTSGHTEAIVTTSQAAARRFTQLVDSTTVAVNASTRFTDGGQFGFGAEIGISTQKLHARGPMGLPELTSTKYIVTGDGHVR, encoded by the coding sequence ATGACCTCGCTCGATGCCACGACCTCCCCCGTCCTCGCCACCGCGCAAGCGGCCCGCACGGCCGCCGCCACCATCGCCCCCCTCCCGCGGTCCGCCAAGGACAAGGCCCTCCTGGCCATCGCGGACGCGCTGGAGGCCCGCACCGCCGAGATCGTCGCCGCCAACGCCGTCGACACCGACAAGGCCCGCGCGGCCGGCACCAGCGAGACCGTCATCGACCGCCTCACCCTCACCCCGGCCCGCGTCGCCGCCATCGCCTCCGACGTCCGCGACGTCGCCGCGCTCCCCGACCCCGTTGGCGAGGTCGTTCGCGGCTCGACCCTCCCCAACGGCATCGACCTGCGCCAGATCCGCGTCCCGCTCGGCGTCGTCGGCATCATCTACGAGGCCCGCCCCAACGTCACCGTCGACGCCGCCGCCCTCTGCCTGAAGTCCGGCAACGCGGTCCTGCTGCGCGGCAGCTCCTCCGCCTACGCCTCCAACACCGCCCTCGTCGGGATCCTCCGCGACGCGGTCGAGGCCGCCGGCCTGCCCGCCGACGCGATCCAGCTCGTCCCCGGCGAGTCCCGCGACTCCGTCCGCGAGCTGATGCGCGCCCGCGGCCTCGTCGACGTCCTCATCCCGCGCGGTGGCGCCTCCCTCATCAAGACCGTCGTCGAGGAGTCCATCGTTCCGGTCATCGAGACCGGTACCGGCAACTGCCACGTCTACGTGGACGCCCAGGCCGACCTCGACATGGCCGTGGACATCCTCATCAACTCCAAGGCCCAGCGGCCCTCCGTCTGCAACTCCGCCGAGACGCTCCTCGTCCACCGCGACATCGCCGACGCCTTCCTGCCGCGCGCCCTCGACGCCCTCGCCGAAGCCGGCGTCACCGTCCACGGCGACGGCCGGGTCCTCGCGGCCGCCGAGAACTCCAAGGTCACCGCACTGCCCGCCACCGACGAGGACTGGGCCGCCGAGTACCTCTCGTACGACATCGCCGCCGGCGTCGTGGACTCCCTCGACGACGCCGTCACCCACATCCGCCGCTGGACCTCCGGCCACACCGAGGCGATCGTCACCACCTCGCAGGCCGCGGCGCGCCGCTTCACCCAGCTGGTCGACTCGACCACGGTCGCCGTGAATGCCTCCACCCGGTTCACGGACGGTGGCCAGTTCGGCTTCGGTGCCGAGATCGGGATCTCCACGCAGAAGCTGCACGCCCGGGGCCCGATGGGCCTTCCGGAGCTCACCTCCACCAAGTACATCGTCACCGGCGACGGTCACGTCCGGTAG
- the proB gene encoding glutamate 5-kinase, producing the protein MSAARQGVVDARRIVVKVGSSSLTTAAGGLDADRVDALVDVLAKARSGGEKEIVLVSSGAIAAGLSPLGLRRRPKDLARQQAAASVGQGLLVARYTASFARYSVRVGQVLLTTDDTSRRAHYRNAYRTLDQLLAMGALPVVNENDTVATDEIRFGDNDRLAALVAHLVRADLLVLLSDVDGLYDGDPSQPGTTRIDEVRGPEDIAHVSIGSAGKAGVGTGGMVTKVEAARIAAAAGIPVVLTSASQAADALAGRGTGTLFHATGRRSADRLLWLQHASTPQGHLVLDEGAVRAVTERGSSLLAAGIAAVEGDFVAGDPVELRSTTGRAVARGLVNFDAKELPQLLGRSTRDLARELGPAYEREVVHRDDLVLLQG; encoded by the coding sequence GTGTCAGCGGCTAGGCAAGGTGTCGTGGACGCCCGCAGGATCGTGGTCAAGGTCGGCTCCTCCTCCCTGACCACGGCGGCCGGCGGGCTCGACGCCGACCGGGTGGACGCGCTGGTCGACGTACTGGCCAAGGCCCGCAGCGGCGGCGAGAAGGAGATCGTCCTGGTCTCCAGCGGAGCCATCGCCGCCGGCCTGTCCCCGCTCGGCCTGCGCCGCCGCCCCAAGGACCTGGCCCGTCAGCAGGCCGCCGCGAGCGTCGGGCAGGGCCTGCTCGTCGCCCGCTACACCGCCTCGTTCGCCCGCTACTCCGTCCGCGTCGGCCAGGTGCTCCTGACCACCGACGACACCAGCCGCCGCGCCCACTACCGCAACGCCTACAGGACGCTGGACCAGCTGCTGGCCATGGGCGCGCTGCCCGTCGTCAACGAGAACGACACCGTCGCCACGGACGAGATCCGCTTCGGCGACAACGACCGGCTGGCGGCGCTGGTGGCCCACCTGGTCCGCGCCGACCTGCTCGTCCTGCTCTCGGACGTGGACGGCCTCTACGACGGGGACCCGTCCCAGCCCGGCACCACCCGCATCGACGAGGTGCGCGGCCCCGAGGACATCGCCCACGTCTCCATCGGCAGCGCCGGAAAGGCGGGCGTCGGCACCGGCGGCATGGTCACCAAGGTCGAGGCGGCGCGGATCGCGGCCGCCGCCGGCATCCCGGTGGTCCTCACCTCCGCCAGCCAGGCCGCCGACGCGCTGGCCGGGCGGGGGACCGGCACGCTGTTCCACGCCACCGGGCGCCGCTCGGCCGACCGGCTGCTGTGGCTCCAGCACGCGTCCACCCCGCAGGGACACCTCGTGCTCGACGAGGGCGCCGTCCGCGCGGTGACCGAGCGCGGCAGCTCGCTGCTGGCCGCCGGGATCGCGGCGGTCGAGGGCGACTTCGTCGCGGGCGACCCGGTCGAACTGCGCTCCACCACCGGTCGGGCCGTCGCCCGGGGCCTGGTCAACTTCGACGCCAAGGAGCTCCCGCAGCTGCTGGGCCGCTCCACCCGCGACCTCGCGCGGGAACTCGGACCCGCGTACGAGCGGGAGGTCGTCCACCGTGACGATCTGGTCCTGCTGCAGGGCTGA
- a CDS encoding glycosyltransferase family 2 protein has protein sequence MTKLSVVVPCYNEEAVIESFDVEIRKVLDTLPVDYEVCYVDDGSRDGTLEKLRRIAAEYRDQTRYVSFSRNFGKEAGMLAGLREATGDAVVIMDADLQHPPELIATMLEYYRQGHDQIIARRTREGDKKLRSALSRLYYRGINRWVDVELTDGVGDFRLLSRPAVDALLSLPEYNRFSKGLFSWIGFDTVHFDYRNAQREAGETKWKFGSLLNYGMDGLISFNNRPLRIAIWLGVSLVGLTGLYALWITVMAMTNGVDSPGYVTLVAIITGLGGVQMIMLGLIGEYIGRIYYETKRRPHFLVKEAHGVDPAPGAPAAALAAEVTDPVIAERFRR, from the coding sequence ATGACGAAGCTGTCTGTAGTCGTCCCTTGCTACAACGAAGAAGCCGTCATTGAAAGTTTCGATGTCGAGATTCGAAAGGTTCTCGACACGCTCCCGGTCGACTACGAGGTCTGCTACGTCGACGACGGCAGCCGCGACGGGACCCTGGAGAAGCTCCGCAGGATCGCCGCCGAGTACCGGGACCAGACCCGGTACGTCTCCTTCAGCCGCAACTTCGGCAAGGAGGCGGGCATGCTGGCGGGCCTGCGCGAGGCCACCGGCGACGCCGTCGTGATCATGGACGCCGACCTCCAGCACCCGCCGGAGCTCATCGCCACCATGCTGGAGTACTACCGGCAGGGCCACGACCAGATCATCGCCCGGCGCACCCGCGAGGGCGACAAGAAGCTCCGCAGCGCGCTCAGCCGCCTGTACTACCGGGGCATCAACCGCTGGGTCGACGTGGAGCTGACCGACGGCGTGGGGGATTTCCGGCTGCTGTCCCGGCCCGCCGTGGACGCCCTGCTGTCGCTGCCGGAGTACAACCGCTTCTCCAAGGGCCTCTTCTCCTGGATCGGCTTCGACACCGTCCACTTCGACTACCGCAACGCCCAGCGCGAGGCGGGCGAGACGAAGTGGAAGTTCGGGTCCCTGCTCAACTACGGCATGGACGGCCTGATCTCCTTCAACAACAGACCCCTTCGGATCGCGATCTGGCTCGGCGTGTCGCTGGTGGGCCTGACCGGCCTGTACGCGCTGTGGATCACCGTCATGGCGATGACCAACGGGGTCGACTCGCCGGGTTATGTCACGCTCGTGGCCATCATCACCGGCCTCGGGGGCGTCCAAATGATCATGCTGGGTCTGATCGGCGAGTACATCGGACGCATCTACTACGAGACCAAGCGCCGCCCGCACTTCCTGGTCAAGGAGGCGCACGGCGTGGACCCGGCCCCCGGCGCTCCCGCGGCGGCCCTGGCCGCCGAGGTCACCGACCCCGTCATCGCGGAGCGCTTCCGCCGATGA
- a CDS encoding M48 family metallopeptidase, whose amino-acid sequence MTDTGFEKVPARDRRRFPGISSRAYEHPADRSALVALRKLSGFDTVFKALSGLLPERSLRLLFLSDSVRVGETQFPHLYAMLRDACYILDLEKVPQMYVQQDPKPNAMCIGLDEPIIVVTTGLVELLDEEEMRAVVGHEVGHALSGHAVYRTVLLFLTNLALRVAWIPLGNVAITAIVTALREWFRKSELSADRAGLLVGQDVTASMRGLMKLAGGNHLHEMNVDAFLAQADEYEKGGDLRDSVLKILNMLPRTHPFTTVRAAELNKWSQSRDYQRIMDGHYPRREDDKDASVTDSFRESAAHYADAVRGSKDPLFKLVGDIAGGAADMGGKLRDKFTGAAGPGGAGGAEGKGGSTEQG is encoded by the coding sequence ATGACGGACACGGGATTCGAGAAGGTACCGGCGCGGGACCGCAGGAGGTTCCCCGGTATCTCCTCGCGGGCGTACGAGCACCCGGCGGACCGCTCGGCGCTGGTCGCGCTGCGCAAGCTGAGCGGCTTCGACACGGTGTTCAAGGCGCTGAGCGGGCTGCTGCCGGAGCGGAGCCTGCGGCTGCTGTTCCTGTCGGACTCGGTGCGGGTGGGCGAAACCCAGTTCCCGCATCTGTACGCGATGCTGAGGGACGCCTGTTACATCCTGGACCTGGAGAAGGTCCCGCAGATGTACGTGCAGCAGGACCCGAAGCCGAACGCCATGTGCATCGGGTTGGACGAGCCGATCATCGTGGTGACGACGGGCCTGGTCGAGCTGCTCGACGAGGAGGAGATGCGGGCGGTCGTGGGCCACGAGGTGGGCCACGCGCTGTCGGGGCACGCCGTGTACCGCACGGTGCTGCTGTTCCTGACGAATCTGGCGCTGCGGGTGGCATGGATCCCGCTGGGCAACGTGGCGATCACGGCGATCGTGACCGCGCTGCGGGAGTGGTTCCGCAAGTCGGAGCTGTCGGCGGACCGCGCCGGGCTGCTGGTGGGGCAGGACGTGACGGCCTCGATGCGCGGCCTGATGAAGCTGGCGGGCGGCAACCACCTGCACGAGATGAACGTGGACGCCTTCCTGGCCCAGGCCGACGAGTACGAGAAGGGCGGTGACCTGCGCGATTCCGTCCTGAAGATCCTCAACATGCTGCCGCGCACGCATCCCTTCACCACGGTCCGGGCGGCCGAGCTGAACAAGTGGTCGCAGAGCCGGGACTACCAGCGGATCATGGACGGCCACTACCCGCGCCGCGAGGACGACAAGGACGCCTCGGTCACGGACTCCTTCCGGGAGTCGGCCGCGCACTACGCGGACGCGGTACGGGGCAGCAAGGACCCGCTGTTCAAGCTGGTCGGCGACATCGCGGGCGGCGCGGCCGACATGGGCGGAAAGCTGCGCGACAAGTTCACGGGGGCCGCCGGGCCCGGGGGCGCCGGCGGCGCCGAGGGCAAGGGCGGCTCTACGGAGCAGGGCTGA